The proteins below are encoded in one region of Arthrobacter sp. CJ23:
- a CDS encoding polyprenyl synthetase family protein encodes MTHSAEHSWTHAGHGLPDSAEPAPNTTAIATGLQLPAGFAAIAGDAELGPAITTNLARVEKQLREAISNSDPLADATSRHLVEAGGKRIRPLLTLLCAHLGDASRPEVVQAAVVVELTHLATLYHDDVMDSAPFRRGAPTAHEVWGNSVAILTGDLIFARASILVSELGSRALGIQARTFERLCLGQLHETVGPREDEDAVEHYLSVIADKTGSLVAASGQLGAIFAGADEAFEDVLVEYGEKVGVAFQLADDVIDVTGVKVKSGKSPGTDLREGVPTLPVLLLRRDAAAGDQSAVELLELVDGDLSSDEALAAAVAGLREHPATAESWMIARQWSAEAIAALKPLPEGVVKTSLTNFAHAVVERAS; translated from the coding sequence GTGACACACTCTGCCGAACACAGCTGGACGCATGCCGGGCACGGCCTGCCGGACTCTGCTGAGCCTGCCCCCAACACCACCGCGATCGCCACGGGCCTCCAGCTGCCCGCCGGTTTTGCCGCCATCGCCGGCGACGCCGAACTTGGCCCCGCCATCACCACCAACCTTGCCCGGGTGGAGAAGCAGCTCCGCGAAGCGATCTCCAACTCGGACCCGCTGGCTGACGCAACGTCGCGTCACCTTGTGGAAGCCGGCGGCAAGCGCATCCGTCCGCTGCTGACGCTGCTCTGCGCGCACCTCGGTGACGCCTCCCGCCCCGAGGTGGTCCAGGCCGCCGTCGTGGTGGAACTGACGCACCTCGCCACGCTGTACCACGACGACGTCATGGACTCAGCGCCCTTCCGCCGCGGAGCCCCCACGGCGCACGAGGTCTGGGGCAACTCGGTGGCCATCCTCACCGGCGACCTCATCTTTGCCCGCGCCTCGATCCTGGTGTCCGAGCTCGGCTCGCGCGCCCTGGGCATCCAGGCCCGCACCTTCGAGCGGCTGTGCCTGGGCCAGCTGCACGAGACCGTGGGCCCGCGCGAGGACGAGGACGCCGTGGAGCACTACCTGTCCGTCATCGCTGACAAGACCGGCTCCCTGGTGGCCGCCTCCGGGCAGCTCGGTGCGATCTTCGCCGGCGCCGACGAAGCCTTCGAGGACGTGTTGGTGGAGTACGGCGAGAAGGTGGGCGTGGCCTTCCAGCTTGCCGACGACGTCATCGATGTCACGGGCGTCAAGGTGAAGTCCGGGAAGTCCCCGGGCACCGATCTGCGCGAAGGCGTGCCCACCCTGCCGGTGCTGCTGCTCCGCCGCGATGCGGCAGCAGGCGACCAGTCCGCCGTCGAACTGCTGGAGCTGGTGGACGGAGACCTGTCCTCCGATGAAGCACTGGCCGCCGCCGTGGCCGGGCTGCGCGAGCACCCCGCCACCGCCGAGTCCTGGATGATTGCCCGCCAGTGGTCCGCCGAGGCCATTGCCGCGCTGAAGCCGCTGCCCGAAGGCGTGGTCAAGACCTCCCTGACCAACTTCGCGCACGCCGTGGTGGAGCGCGCCAGCTAA
- a CDS encoding geranylgeranyl reductase family protein: MNVLIVGAGPAGSTAAYYLAQAGIAVTVLEKTSFPREKVCGDGLTPRAVREIQKLGLPHAESEGWRRNKGLRLIAGGRTIELPWPEVADFPTYGLIRTRLGFDEELARHAQAAGAVVLERHSVTSALQAEDGRVIGARASILDESGRKTGETRDFHADVVLAADGNSTRTAVSLGMHKRDDRPLGVAVRTYFTSPRHEDDWMEGWLELPGKSGKPLPGYGWVFGVGDGTSNVGLGILNSSKEFGKLDYKQVLREWTAGMPADWGFTPENQVGEIRGAALPMGFNRTPHYSPGLLLLGDAGGMVSPFNGEGISYAMESARFAAEFLVDGAARSRSAGWGSDDADAHLSRYADYVREQWGSHFTLGRMFAALIGKPAVMKLALRTGMPVPMLMRFVVRMLANLTDPSAKGFEDRVIRVLEMLVPATSNTTSPAASTRAGTESAVSAAKS; this comes from the coding sequence GTGAACGTACTGATCGTCGGCGCGGGCCCCGCCGGGTCCACCGCCGCGTATTACCTTGCCCAGGCCGGCATTGCCGTGACCGTGCTGGAGAAGACCAGTTTCCCCCGCGAGAAGGTCTGCGGCGATGGCCTCACCCCCCGCGCTGTCCGCGAAATCCAGAAGCTCGGTCTGCCGCACGCAGAGTCGGAGGGCTGGCGCCGGAACAAGGGCCTGCGCCTGATTGCCGGCGGCCGCACCATCGAACTGCCCTGGCCCGAGGTTGCGGACTTCCCCACGTACGGGCTCATCCGCACCCGCCTGGGCTTCGACGAGGAACTGGCCCGGCACGCCCAGGCCGCCGGCGCCGTCGTGCTCGAACGCCACTCCGTCACTTCTGCTTTGCAGGCGGAGGACGGGCGGGTGATCGGCGCCCGCGCGTCCATCCTTGACGAGTCCGGACGCAAGACGGGCGAAACACGCGACTTCCATGCCGACGTCGTGCTCGCAGCGGACGGCAACTCCACCCGCACCGCCGTCTCGCTCGGCATGCACAAACGCGACGACCGCCCGCTCGGCGTGGCCGTGCGCACCTACTTCACCTCGCCGCGCCACGAGGACGACTGGATGGAAGGCTGGCTGGAGCTCCCCGGCAAGTCCGGCAAGCCACTGCCCGGCTACGGCTGGGTGTTCGGCGTGGGCGACGGCACCTCCAACGTGGGCCTGGGCATCCTGAACTCCTCCAAGGAATTCGGCAAGCTCGACTACAAGCAGGTCCTGCGGGAATGGACCGCCGGCATGCCCGCCGACTGGGGCTTCACCCCGGAAAACCAGGTGGGCGAGATCCGCGGCGCCGCGCTGCCCATGGGCTTCAACCGCACCCCGCACTACTCGCCCGGCCTGCTCCTGCTGGGCGACGCCGGCGGCATGGTGTCCCCCTTCAACGGCGAGGGCATCTCCTACGCCATGGAGTCCGCCCGGTTCGCGGCCGAGTTCCTTGTTGATGGTGCAGCGCGTTCGCGTTCCGCCGGGTGGGGCTCCGACGACGCCGATGCCCACCTTTCGCGGTACGCCGACTACGTGCGGGAGCAGTGGGGCTCGCACTTCACGCTCGGCCGGATGTTTGCCGCGCTGATCGGCAAGCCCGCCGTCATGAAGCTCGCACTGCGGACGGGCATGCCGGTTCCGATGCTGATGCGTTTCGTGGTGCGGATGCTCGCCAACCTTACGGACCCTTCCGCAAAGGGCTTCGAGGACCGCGTGATCCGCGTCCTGGAGATGCTGGTTCCGGCCACCTCCAACACCACGTCTCCTGCCGCTTCCACGCGCGCCGGCACCGAATCAGCGGTTTCCGCTGCGAAAAGTTAG
- a CDS encoding demethylmenaquinone methyltransferase — protein sequence MNRASLEKRPDEVATMFDDVAPKYDVVNDVLSMGQTRRWRRIVVEAMDVKRGQRVLDLAAGTGSSSEPYADAGVDVVACDFSLGMLKVGKRRRPDINFIAGDATNLPFADDSFDATTISFGLRNVNEPHKALAEMLRVTKPGGRLVIAEFSAPVVPLWRTMYTEYLMRALPAIATKVSSNPDAYVYLAESIRAWPDQDHLAAWLQEAGWTEVSYRNLSGGIVAVHRAQKPPVEHSDSVPVAKLRRQVKPRQANDQSR from the coding sequence GTGAACCGAGCATCCTTGGAAAAGCGTCCGGACGAAGTTGCGACGATGTTTGACGATGTCGCCCCCAAATACGACGTCGTCAATGACGTCCTGTCGATGGGGCAGACGCGGCGCTGGCGCCGGATCGTGGTCGAGGCCATGGACGTGAAGCGCGGCCAGCGGGTCCTGGACCTGGCCGCCGGCACCGGCAGCTCGAGCGAACCGTACGCCGACGCCGGCGTGGATGTGGTGGCCTGCGACTTCTCCCTGGGCATGCTCAAGGTAGGCAAGCGCCGCCGCCCGGACATCAACTTCATCGCCGGCGACGCCACCAACCTGCCGTTCGCGGATGACTCCTTCGATGCCACCACCATCTCCTTCGGGCTGCGCAACGTCAACGAGCCCCACAAGGCGCTGGCGGAGATGCTGCGCGTCACCAAGCCCGGCGGCCGCCTGGTCATCGCCGAATTCTCGGCCCCCGTGGTGCCGCTGTGGCGCACCATGTACACGGAATACCTGATGCGGGCCCTGCCTGCCATCGCCACCAAGGTCTCCTCCAACCCGGACGCTTACGTGTACCTCGCCGAATCCATCCGGGCCTGGCCGGACCAGGACCACCTGGCCGCCTGGCTGCAGGAAGCCGGCTGGACCGAGGTCAGCTACCGGAACCTCAGCGGCGGCATCGTGGCCGTGCACCGCGCCCAGAAACCCCCGGTGGAGCACTCGGACAGCGTTCCGGTGGCCAAGCTGCGCCGCCAGGTCAAGCCCCGCCAGGCCAACGACCAGTCGCGCTGA
- a CDS encoding isochorismate synthase MenF, with the protein MTSTLRTSTLKTLTVPLDVDSASGGLPSFLVRDDVLCWSRRENGLVGFGELARFTATGPDRFLEADIWWRHLILEAEITDALEIPGTGPVAFGSFAFSKTSAHVSRMILPEIVVGIRDGRAWLTQLTLDDAELTEEGALAAFRRWVPSGNPAPADPAPGSLAAADPAADAHGGTAVGQSLSGRQASLASGSLSETDWMQAVADGVAEIRTGKLEKLVLARDVVATIPDGVRASGVLRELAARYRECWTYGVDGLVGATPEMLIQVEGRTAQARVLAGTLDRRDAEGVDGSPMAYAERVLAGSEKQRHEHEIAIQSLTTQLAPFSEAMNAHSEPFILELPNVWHLASDVKAELADIEGHVPTCLALINALHPTAAVCGTPTLVAGALIRRLEHMDRGPYAGPVGWLDGAGNGEWGIALRGAVIEDSHTVRLYAGCGVVEGSLPEAELAETWAKFRPMLESLGIRS; encoded by the coding sequence ATGACGAGCACGCTCCGCACCAGCACTTTGAAGACCTTGACAGTCCCCCTCGATGTTGACTCAGCTTCCGGGGGGCTGCCGTCGTTTCTGGTCCGGGACGACGTCCTGTGCTGGTCCCGCCGCGAGAACGGCCTGGTGGGCTTCGGCGAGCTGGCGCGTTTCACCGCCACGGGCCCGGACCGCTTCCTCGAAGCCGACATCTGGTGGCGCCACCTGATCCTCGAGGCCGAGATCACCGATGCCCTCGAAATCCCCGGCACAGGCCCCGTGGCCTTCGGCTCCTTCGCCTTCTCCAAGACCTCCGCGCATGTTTCCCGGATGATCCTTCCCGAAATCGTGGTGGGCATCCGTGACGGCCGGGCCTGGCTCACCCAGTTAACGCTCGACGACGCCGAACTCACCGAGGAGGGCGCCCTCGCCGCCTTCCGGCGCTGGGTTCCCTCGGGCAACCCGGCCCCGGCGGACCCGGCCCCCGGCTCCCTGGCCGCCGCGGACCCGGCCGCTGACGCGCACGGGGGCACCGCCGTCGGGCAGTCCCTTTCCGGGCGGCAGGCATCGCTGGCGAGCGGCTCCCTGAGCGAGACTGACTGGATGCAGGCCGTGGCGGACGGCGTGGCGGAAATCCGTACCGGAAAGCTTGAAAAGCTGGTGCTCGCGCGGGACGTTGTGGCCACCATCCCCGACGGCGTCCGGGCGTCCGGCGTGCTCCGCGAACTGGCCGCACGCTACCGCGAATGCTGGACCTACGGCGTGGACGGCCTGGTTGGCGCCACGCCGGAGATGCTCATCCAAGTGGAGGGACGCACGGCGCAGGCGCGCGTGCTGGCCGGCACGCTGGACCGGCGCGACGCCGAGGGCGTGGACGGTTCCCCCATGGCGTATGCCGAACGGGTCCTGGCCGGCTCCGAGAAGCAGCGGCACGAGCACGAGATCGCCATCCAGTCGCTGACCACGCAGCTGGCGCCCTTCTCCGAGGCAATGAACGCGCACAGCGAGCCCTTCATCCTGGAGCTCCCGAACGTGTGGCACCTGGCCTCGGACGTGAAGGCGGAGCTGGCGGACATCGAGGGCCATGTGCCCACCTGCCTGGCCCTGATCAATGCCCTCCATCCCACGGCAGCGGTGTGCGGCACGCCCACCCTGGTGGCGGGCGCGCTGATCCGCCGCCTCGAACACATGGACCGCGGACCCTACGCCGGGCCCGTCGGCTGGCTGGACGGCGCGGGCAACGGCGAGTGGGGCATCGCCCTGCGCGGCGCCGTGATCGAGGACTCCCATACGGTCCGGCTGTATGCCGGCTGCGGCGTGGTGGAGGGCTCATTGCCGGAGGCGGAGCTCGCCGAGACCTGGGCCAAATTCCGCCCCATGCTCGAATCGCTGGGCATCCGCAGTTGA
- a CDS encoding ABC transporter substrate-binding protein: MQISRSFLGNPKAKAAALLAAGALVLTACGGSPTPAATTGGVSLINAGKLTVCSDIPYEPFEFQKDGKNVGFDMDIAAELAKDFKAELNVVDSSFEAIETGTALTQCDVSISSISITDVRKNVMDFSTPYMDDDLTLVATSASGITNIDSAKGKKVGVQQATTGAQYAKDKGIDAQQFEDSGLLIQALKAGTIDAALGNQSVLAYAIKDETTMKRVENYATGEKLGISIKKGNSAMATQVNATLKRLTDDGTLKKFEATWFGEAAK, from the coding sequence ATGCAGATCTCCCGTTCCTTCCTCGGCAACCCCAAGGCCAAAGCAGCAGCCCTCCTCGCCGCAGGAGCCCTTGTTCTCACGGCCTGCGGCGGCAGCCCCACCCCGGCTGCCACGACGGGAGGCGTGTCCCTCATCAACGCTGGCAAGCTCACCGTCTGCTCGGACATTCCCTACGAGCCCTTCGAATTCCAGAAGGACGGCAAGAACGTCGGCTTCGACATGGACATCGCCGCCGAACTCGCCAAGGACTTCAAGGCCGAACTGAACGTGGTGGACAGCTCCTTCGAGGCCATCGAGACCGGCACCGCGCTCACCCAGTGCGACGTTTCCATCTCCTCGATCTCCATCACCGACGTCCGCAAGAACGTCATGGATTTCTCCACCCCCTACATGGACGATGACCTCACCCTCGTGGCAACGTCCGCGTCCGGGATCACGAACATCGACAGCGCCAAGGGCAAGAAGGTGGGCGTCCAGCAGGCCACCACCGGCGCCCAGTACGCCAAGGACAAGGGAATCGACGCCCAGCAGTTCGAGGACTCCGGACTCCTGATCCAGGCCCTCAAAGCCGGCACCATCGACGCCGCCCTGGGCAACCAGTCCGTCCTGGCCTACGCCATCAAGGACGAGACCACCATGAAGCGCGTTGAGAACTACGCAACGGGCGAGAAGCTGGGCATCTCAATCAAGAAGGGCAACTCGGCCATGGCAACCCAGGTCAACGCGACCCTGAAGCGCCTCACGGACGACGGCACCCTGAAGAAGTTCGAGGCCACCTGGTTCGGCGAGGCAGCCAAGTAA
- a CDS encoding amino acid ABC transporter permease — MAMTARQRARVSLYVQAGIFVVAVAALILAADWKTIGNSVFNFGKIGPMFPGIFVTGLKNTLIYTALAFVVGLSGGLLLALMKLSSFPLYRWIATAYIEFFRGIPALLVFIAFGYGVPLAFGVSWDVNIVVMVSLGMVASAYIAETLRAGLQAVPKGQMEAARSLGMPQWRAMVTIVIPQAFKIVLPPLTNEIILLTKDSSLIYVLGLTTSQYELTKFGRDGISSLGAGLTPLLVAGAFYLIITIPLSLLARKFESRTARTKR, encoded by the coding sequence ATGGCAATGACCGCACGTCAACGCGCCAGAGTGAGCCTGTACGTCCAAGCCGGAATCTTCGTGGTGGCCGTGGCCGCACTGATCCTCGCCGCGGACTGGAAGACCATCGGCAACAGCGTCTTCAACTTCGGCAAGATCGGGCCGATGTTCCCGGGCATCTTCGTCACCGGCCTGAAGAACACCCTCATCTACACCGCCCTGGCGTTTGTGGTGGGCCTGTCCGGCGGTCTGCTGCTGGCCCTCATGAAACTGTCCTCGTTCCCGCTGTACCGCTGGATCGCCACGGCCTACATCGAGTTCTTCCGGGGCATCCCGGCGCTGCTGGTGTTCATCGCCTTCGGCTACGGCGTGCCGCTGGCCTTCGGCGTCTCCTGGGACGTCAACATCGTGGTCATGGTGTCTCTGGGCATGGTGGCCTCGGCCTACATCGCCGAGACCCTCCGCGCCGGCCTGCAGGCCGTCCCCAAGGGCCAGATGGAAGCCGCCCGCTCCCTGGGCATGCCGCAGTGGCGGGCCATGGTCACCATCGTGATCCCCCAGGCGTTCAAGATCGTGCTGCCTCCGCTGACCAACGAGATCATCCTGCTTACCAAGGACTCGTCCCTGATCTACGTCCTGGGCCTCACCACCTCCCAGTACGAGCTCACCAAGTTCGGCCGCGACGGTATCTCCAGCCTCGGAGCCGGGCTGACCCCGCTCCTGGTGGCCGGTGCCTTCTACCTCATCATCACCATCCCGTTGAGCCTCTTGGCCCGGAAGTTCGAAAGCCGCACCGCGCGGACCAAGCGATAG
- a CDS encoding amino acid ABC transporter ATP-binding protein, with the protein MNDVESNPRGTVKAAGVSLKDLRKSYGSNEVLKGISLDVAPGEVVCLIGPSGSGKSTLLRCVNLLEKPNEGTIHVGGFEATDLDVDIDKMRRKVGMVFQQFNLFPHLDALRNCTVAQTKVLRRSQAEADKVARSNLERVGLGHLADRFPDQLSGGQQQRVAIARALSMNPELMLFDEPTSALDPETVGDVLAVMRNLAREGMTMLVVTHEMGFAREVADRVVFMDGGVVVEEGVAEQVIGAPTQPRTKEFLRRVLDPTHIEVVED; encoded by the coding sequence ATGAACGACGTCGAATCCAACCCCCGCGGCACCGTAAAGGCCGCCGGAGTCTCGCTGAAGGACCTCCGCAAGTCCTACGGCAGCAACGAAGTCCTCAAGGGCATCAGCCTTGACGTGGCACCGGGCGAGGTTGTCTGCCTGATCGGTCCCTCCGGTTCCGGCAAGTCCACGCTGCTGCGCTGCGTCAACCTCCTGGAGAAGCCCAACGAGGGCACCATCCACGTGGGCGGCTTCGAAGCCACCGACCTGGACGTGGACATCGACAAGATGCGCCGCAAGGTGGGCATGGTGTTCCAGCAGTTCAACCTGTTCCCGCACCTGGACGCGCTCAGGAACTGCACGGTGGCACAGACCAAGGTGCTGCGCCGTTCGCAGGCCGAGGCCGACAAGGTCGCCCGGAGCAACCTGGAACGCGTGGGCCTGGGGCACCTGGCCGACCGCTTCCCTGACCAGCTCTCCGGCGGGCAGCAGCAGCGCGTGGCCATCGCCCGGGCCCTCAGCATGAACCCCGAGCTGATGCTCTTCGATGAGCCCACCTCCGCCCTGGACCCCGAGACCGTGGGTGACGTCCTGGCCGTCATGCGCAACCTCGCCAGGGAAGGCATGACCATGCTGGTGGTCACGCACGAGATGGGCTTCGCCCGCGAAGTGGCGGACCGCGTGGTCTTCATGGACGGCGGCGTGGTGGTGGAGGAAGGCGTGGCCGAACAGGTCATCGGCGCGCCCACCCAGCCCCGCACCAAGGAGTTCCTGCGCCGCGTCCTGGACCCGACGCACATCGAGGTCGTGGAGGACTAG
- the menD gene encoding 2-succinyl-5-enolpyruvyl-6-hydroxy-3-cyclohexene-1-carboxylic-acid synthase, with protein MTSQDSLTSLAAARTAVAALLDGGVRHVVVAPGSRSAPVAYALAEAEAAGRVRLHVRIDERSAGFTALGLALSTGSPAAVLTTSGTAVGNLLPAVMEANHAAVPLVVMSADRPAELQGTGANQTTIQLDLFGDHVRFAANVPAGDHPERAVQTALYAATGALEDTPPGPVQLNLAFREPLVPEAGEALPPQAGHGVFHYDAGPLAFDLPPAAAALPERRTVVLAGHDAGPVAEAFARAHGLPLLAEPSSNARFGPNAVGPYRLLLEHFGPDSALPIERVVLFGRATLSRPVATLLAREDVASAIYQPVPVAWYEAGRRRETPFETLAELAEFAGRGPAEWLDAWLLAGAAAQHALDGVLASGGSASGASGGSASGASDAGASGAATGPAAGAAVWAHARGQLVLGSSNGIRDVDLAGQPAPEPVATVYANRGLAGIDGTIATATGIALGGGRETTLFLGDVTFLHDAGSLLLGAGEAVPDLRIVVLNDAGGGIFGLLEHGAVEDGGGYGTAVERLFGTPHSVDIAALAAAYGVGHRAVSTTAELAAALKSPLKGRSIVEVRTDRAGLRPLHARIKKAVADAVAGVLAS; from the coding sequence GTGACTTCCCAGGACTCCTTGACCTCGCTCGCTGCCGCCCGGACCGCCGTGGCGGCCTTGCTCGACGGCGGTGTGCGGCATGTGGTGGTGGCGCCGGGTTCGCGCTCGGCCCCCGTGGCGTACGCCCTGGCGGAGGCCGAGGCCGCCGGCCGCGTCCGGCTCCACGTGCGGATCGACGAGCGCTCCGCCGGGTTCACGGCCCTGGGCCTGGCCCTGTCCACCGGCTCACCGGCGGCCGTGCTGACCACCTCGGGGACCGCCGTCGGGAACCTGCTCCCGGCCGTGATGGAAGCCAACCACGCCGCCGTGCCGCTGGTGGTGATGTCGGCCGACCGCCCGGCCGAACTGCAGGGCACCGGCGCCAACCAGACCACCATCCAGCTGGACCTGTTCGGCGACCACGTCCGCTTCGCGGCCAACGTCCCGGCGGGCGACCACCCGGAACGTGCCGTGCAGACGGCCCTGTACGCAGCCACCGGCGCGCTCGAGGACACGCCGCCCGGACCCGTCCAGCTCAACCTCGCCTTCCGCGAACCGCTGGTCCCGGAGGCGGGCGAGGCGCTGCCGCCGCAGGCGGGACACGGCGTGTTCCACTACGACGCCGGGCCCCTGGCCTTCGACCTCCCGCCGGCAGCGGCGGCACTGCCCGAGCGCCGGACCGTGGTCCTGGCAGGGCACGACGCCGGTCCGGTCGCCGAGGCTTTCGCCCGCGCCCACGGCCTGCCGCTGCTGGCCGAACCGTCCTCGAACGCCCGTTTCGGGCCGAACGCTGTGGGCCCGTACCGGCTGCTGCTGGAGCACTTCGGCCCGGACTCCGCCCTGCCCATCGAGCGGGTGGTCCTGTTCGGCCGGGCCACGCTGTCCCGGCCGGTCGCGACGCTACTGGCACGTGAGGACGTGGCCTCGGCGATCTACCAGCCGGTCCCGGTGGCCTGGTACGAGGCTGGCCGCCGCCGCGAGACCCCCTTCGAAACGCTGGCTGAACTGGCGGAATTTGCCGGCCGCGGCCCTGCCGAATGGCTGGACGCCTGGCTCCTGGCCGGCGCCGCGGCCCAGCACGCCCTCGACGGTGTCCTGGCGTCCGGGGGCAGCGCGTCCGGGGCGTCCGGGGGCAGCGCGTCCGGGGCGTCCGACGCCGGCGCGTCCGGGGCAGCCACCGGGCCGGCCGCCGGCGCCGCGGTCTGGGCGCACGCCCGCGGGCAGCTGGTCCTGGGCTCGTCCAACGGCATCCGCGACGTGGACCTCGCCGGCCAGCCCGCGCCGGAACCCGTGGCCACCGTGTACGCTAACCGCGGCCTCGCGGGCATTGATGGCACCATTGCCACCGCCACCGGCATCGCCCTGGGCGGCGGCCGCGAAACCACCCTGTTCCTGGGCGACGTCACCTTCCTGCACGACGCCGGCAGCCTGCTCCTCGGGGCCGGGGAAGCCGTGCCGGACCTGCGCATCGTGGTGCTCAACGACGCAGGCGGCGGCATCTTCGGACTCCTCGAGCACGGCGCGGTGGAGGACGGCGGCGGCTACGGCACCGCCGTCGAGCGCCTCTTCGGCACCCCGCACTCGGTGGACATCGCGGCACTCGCGGCGGCCTACGGCGTCGGGCACCGTGCGGTAAGCACGACGGCGGAACTCGCCGCCGCGCTCAAGTCCCCGCTGAAAGGCCGCAGCATTGTGGAGGTGCGCACGGACCGGGCCGGCCTGCGCCCGCTGCATGCGCGCATCAAGAAGGCCGTGGCCGACGCCGTGGCAGGAGTCCTGGCAAGCTAG